One Cellulosimicrobium protaetiae genomic region harbors:
- the cofC gene encoding 2-phospho-L-lactate guanylyltransferase, with protein sequence MGDLVVPDGAAHPGVPARPGRVVAVVPLRDGSSGKSRLAHVLDRAARSRLIAVLARHVVRTLLASEGVERVVVVTSDPRFTWRALRDVVVDESADAAGSAGSDALPLLTDEADRLRIVLQPADRPGLNAAVEVGREIATQDAPAAGPVRLLVAHADLPALTPEDVAALLAEDAAVVVATDRAGSGTNLLALDAGVEAFRFRFGADSRAAHVAEAERLGLRAVVVHRPGTAVDLDTVEDWDELPANARAAVGLHVPALRDREA encoded by the coding sequence GTGGGTGACCTCGTGGTGCCCGACGGCGCAGCCCACCCGGGCGTGCCCGCGCGCCCGGGGCGCGTCGTCGCCGTCGTGCCGCTGCGCGACGGGTCGTCCGGGAAGTCGCGGCTCGCGCACGTCCTGGACCGTGCGGCACGCAGCCGCCTCATCGCCGTGCTCGCGCGGCACGTGGTGCGGACGCTGCTCGCGAGCGAGGGCGTGGAGCGCGTGGTCGTCGTGACGTCCGACCCGCGGTTCACGTGGCGTGCGCTGCGGGACGTCGTGGTGGACGAGTCCGCCGACGCCGCGGGGTCCGCCGGGTCGGACGCGCTCCCCCTCCTGACCGACGAAGCGGACCGGCTGCGCATCGTGCTCCAGCCCGCGGACCGGCCGGGGCTGAACGCCGCGGTCGAGGTCGGCCGGGAGATCGCGACCCAGGACGCGCCGGCGGCGGGCCCGGTGCGACTCCTCGTGGCGCACGCCGATCTCCCCGCGCTCACGCCGGAGGACGTCGCGGCGCTGCTCGCCGAGGACGCGGCGGTCGTCGTCGCGACGGACCGGGCGGGATCCGGCACCAACCTGCTCGCTCTCGACGCGGGCGTGGAGGCGTTCCGGTTCCGGTTCGGCGCCGACAGCCGGGCGGCGCACGTCGCGGAGGCCGAGCGGCTCGGGTTACGGGCCGTCGTCGTGCACCGGCCGGGGACCGCGGTCGACCTCGACACCGTGGAGGACTGGGACGAGCTGCCGGCCAA